One segment of Myotis daubentonii chromosome 11, mMyoDau2.1, whole genome shotgun sequence DNA contains the following:
- the RPP25L gene encoding ribonuclease P protein subunit p25-like protein, which translates to MEHYRKAGSVDLPAPSPMPQLPPDTLEMRVRDGSKIRNLLGLVLGRLEGGSTRHVVFSGSGRAAGKAVSCAEIVKRRVPGLHQLTKLRFLQTEDSWVPASPDTGLDPLTVRRHVPAVWVLLSRDPLDPNECGYQPPGAPPGLGPTPSSSCGPRPRRRARDTRS; encoded by the coding sequence ATGGAGCACTACCGCAAAGCCGGCTCCGTGGACCTCCCGGCGCCGTCCCCGATGCCCCAGCTCCCTCCGGACACCCTGGAGATGCGGGTCCGAGATGGCAGCAAAATCCGCAACctgctggggctggtgctgggccgTTTGGAGGGCGGCAGCACAAGACACGTGGTGTTCTCGGGTTCTGGCCGGGCTGCAGGGAAGGCTGTCAGCTGTGCCGAGATTGTCAAGCGGCGGGTACCAGGCCTGCACCAGCTGACCAAGCTGCGCTTCCTGCAGACTGAGGACAGCTGGGTACCAGCCTCACCGGACACAGGCCTAGACCCCCTCACAGTGCGCCGACACGTGCCTGCCGTGTGGGTACTGCTCAGCCGGGACCCCCTGGACCCCAATGAATGTGGCTACCAGCCCCCAGGGGcaccccctggcctgggccccacGCCTAGCTCCAGCTGTGGCCCCCGACCCCGAAGGAGGGCTCGAGACACGCGGTCCTGA